CTCGGAGAAAATGGACCAGAGCATGCGGATAGAGTACCGACCAATGTGCATACTAATGATTATACAAATGATTTTGACGATGACCATAGCGCAGTATATGATCCTGAAAAAAATCAAAAATATTTTGAAGATGTTGCTGAAATCATCAAATAAAACCCTCCAGATAACAGACTCAATATGAAAACAATAAAGATTATTTTCAAATGGATTGCAGGTATTATTGTTGTACTGGGTGTTGTGTGGGCCGTTATGCCGTTTTCTTTCATGTATCCCTTTTTATACATAAAATACACTTTAAACCCTGATATGACTCCTGGGATGATGAATGAAATCATCAAGGAAAATCCTAAAGAGATATATGATATAGAACAACGATTAGATAAGAGCAGAGTTCCTCCCAGGCAGGATGATTCCGCTTTTCAGTCCTATATAGAACGGCTGGAGCGAGTCACAGCCAGATACATAACAGAGGGGAAATTAAATTCCCTGCATATCAACTGGTACTCCGAAAATAGAGAGGCCAATAAAGTAAAATATATAGTTGGCTATGAGACAAGGACAGCATGGGGACGCACCAAGGCTAATTTGGGAGATCTTTCAGATAAAACAATTTACTATTTTCTGCTTGACCAAAACCTCCACATACTTGGATGGATGAAAGAAAAATTAGAAAAATAGAATATGTGACGATAATGCATCTGTCATGAACTTCTTCCTCATGCGAGCTACCATAATTTTCTCCATAGATTTCACAGCGGACGCCATCCTTCACCAATATGAATAACAATCTTAGTTTCCATTCCTGTATGCAATATCCCAGATGACTAAACTAGAATATCGTAACCGGGAGCTTCCTCAATAGCGCCCCATCCCCAACAGCATGGTTCTCATGAATACCTGACTCCTCAAGCTCAATATCCCGACTTTTACATTCTGTGAGCTTTCCAGAAAATGAGAAATGGCAACTGCAGTAAATTGATCAAGATCAGACAAGCAACGTATCAGCATTAATTATATCTTTTATCCCGGAAAGCAAAACGAAAGATTGGGTCTTTGAAGAAATAAAAAACAATTAAAAATAAAAGATACGGTTTATGAGATATTTCCTCCGGTGGATTTTAATTCTGGCGAACGCTGTTGCTGTGAAAAATGTGAAGTAGAATTGAAACCTTGCCATTTGGGGTAAAATGATGGATTACGAATTCATTGCAGGATATTTTCTCTTGTAAAATGCGATGTATTTGGATATAGAAATATTGGTAAATTTCAGTATCCATATTAAAAATTATTTAATTAATTTTATTAAAATTGCTTCAACGGATGTTAAAAAAAATCATATTCTGGCTCACTTTTTTATTATGTATTCTTATTTTATCATTTTTCCTCATTTCTGAAAACAATAAAAGACAGGCCTGCCATCTTGAAGAAACATTTAATGCTTCTTCTCCGGAGGAAATAAGAAATAAATACGATCAAATTGAAACTCTTACAACGCATGTAGGTGTTTACACAAGTATTTGCATACCGAATACTCGCCATATACTTCCAAATGGAATTATTCTCATTAAAATGCCTTCAGGAAAAACCAGAATATTTTATGGCGGTTACTATTCGTCACATAATTTCTTATCCAACCTAAAAAATTATGCTGAAATAATAATCGAAGAAGATCCTGAATACATCATTGAACAAAAAAAAATATTAAATTTTGAAACCGCAATGGAAGTTTCTTTAGAAATTTTTACTGAAAATAGCCATTTCTCAGAATTATAAGTTTCAAAGCATCATAAAGGAAATTTTAATATTCAGGAAAACCAAATCACGCTTGTAAACCGATGAGCCAATGAAAGTAAATGAAAAGAACCGGCATTTCAAATATTGATTTGCATCAGCTAACAGGCATCGTTGAATGGTGGGAAAATGATTCCCTGCATATAGACAGCAACCAGCATGTATTATTTATATTTAAAGAATACTGGTCAGATACACTGGTTACAGACGAAAATATCAATGAAATCAACGAACGACTTTCATACATGAGCCAGATATGCGGATATGAAATTAAAATAAATTTAGAATTCCATACTGAATTCACGGACCGTATCATCTATCCTGAACGATTTTACGGCGACCATTATTACAGGCCTAAATACCATAAAATCATCAATTCCATCCTGAAAATAATTGGCATCAACATACCTTTAGTACCCATCCAACATTCCCGTTTTTTCCAAAACAATAACGCTGGCCCGGACACATCATTACAGTAGTGGAGATATGGTCCAATCCCCACAACCATTTTAACCTTTAATTGCCGTGATATTCTGATTAAAAAAGAATATGCCTTATTCCTAATGACAAATGGAAATGGGAATAATGTAAAATTCTCAAATTACTGACCAGGATTTGATGGCTGCATCGCACTTTCTTGATCCTCCATTTAGTCATGCAGGACAGGTAGCCCGGACACTTCCCTTTTGCTAATCGTTGGAAAGGACATAGATGGAGCGAGTATATTCATTGGACAGGAATCCCTCCCTCTTCTTTTTCCTTCCATTCACCTACAGTCGCGGCACGGCAGCCAGCAATGCCTGTGTATACTCATGGGCAGGGGAGGAGAACACCTGCTCCGCCTCCCCGTACTCGACAATGCGGCCTTTGCGCATCACGGCAATACGGTCCGCAATGTAATGAACCACGGACAAGTCATGGGAAATGAAAATCATGGTCAGGTTCAAGTCACGGGCCAGGGAGATGAGGAGATTTAAAATCTGGGACTGGATGGAGACGTCCAGCGCGGAAACGGGTTCATCCGCAATGACCAGCCTGGGCTCCGGTGCCAGGGCGCGCGCAATGGCGACGCGCTGCCGCTGTCCCCCGGAAAATTCATGCGGATACTTCCGCATCAGGGAGGGATTCAGTCCCACCCGCTCCATCAGTTCCGCCACGGCATCCCTCATCTGGGAAAAGGAACGCTTGCGGGAACGGCATTCCAGAGCCTCCTTCAGCGTGGCGTACACGGTGAAACGCGGATTCAGGGAGGCGTAAGGGTCCTGGAAAACCATCTGGAAATCCGGACGGCGCTTCCTGACCTCGGAAGGGGACAGAGCGGTCAACTCTTCTCCTTCCAGCCAAATGCGGCCCTCCGTGGGCTTCTGGAGCAGCATGACCGTCCGGGACAGCGTGGACTTGCCACAGCCGGATTCCCCCACCAGGCCCAGGATTTCCCCGCGCTCTACGGACAGGGATACCCCGTCCACCGCCACCACGGGCGCCGGTTTACGGGAGGAGAGAAGCCCCTGCACCGCAGGAAAGACAACGCTCACATGATCCAGTTCCAGAAAAGCCATGCCATCACTCTAACAAGCCTCCCGGAGCAAGACAAGACCCCAACCGTGCCAGCTTCGTCAACACGCAGCCAACCCGGACTCATCCCCGCCGGAACGGCCGGTTACGGCGCCTTAGGAGGTAATGAAGCGGAGCTTTAACCGTTCCGTCCGCCTCCGGTTCGCATCCCGCCAGCTCTCCCCGGTGTTCCGGCTTCCGGGGAACTTGTGTATGACATTTAAAATAAATGAATTGATAGCCAGATAATGAAAAACGCAGCGGAAAATGGAAATGCAGCGCATTCGCGGAATGCAAAGGAGCCGCTCCCCGTGAAGGGAACGGCTCCTGAGATTGATGCTGCCGCGGAGCTTACGCGCCGAGCTGGTAGCGGACGAAGGAGACGACGGTAATTTCGTCGCCGAGTTCCTTGCCGACCTGATTGAGCAGGGCTTCCACCGTCATCTTTCCGGCAGGGTCCTTCACAAACACCTGGTTCAGCAGGCAGGACTGGGCATACAGGGCCTTCAGCTTGCCGGGAAGAATCTTTTCCAGCAGGTGTTCGGGCTTGCCTTCCTGAATGAGCTGCTGCTTGGCGATTTCCTGTTCCTCGGCTACGAAGGAGGGGTCCAGGCTGTCGGAGCTGACGCTCTTGGGAGCGGCGGCGGCGATGTGCAGGGTAAGGTCCTTGGCCAGGGCCTTGAACGCGTCAGACTTGACGGTTTCTTCCTTGCCGGCCTTGATGGACAGGAGAACGCCTACCTTGCCGCCCATGTGGATGTAGGAGACCACGGTGCCGGTGCCGTCCGCCGTCAGGCGGGCGAACTTGCGCAGAGCCATGTTTTCACCGATGGAGCTGCACATGGCCTTGATGTATTCTTCCGTGGAACCTTCCGGCATAGCCACCTGGAGGGCTTCCTCCAGCGTAGCGGCCTTGGAATCCATGAGAGCCTTGGCAACGTCGTTCACCAGGCCCTGGAACTTGTCGCCCTTGGCGCAGAAGTCCGTTTCACAGTTGAGTTCAAGGATGATGCCGGAGCAGCCGCAGGGGGCCACGGCGGCGCGGATCACGCCTTCCTTGGCATCGCGGTCAGCCTTGGCGGCGGCCTTGGCAATGCCCTTTTCGCGGAGATACTTCACGGCGGCGTCCATGTCGCCGTTGCATTCGTTGAGGGCCTTCTTGCAATCCATCATGCCGGCGTCCGTTTTGTCACGGAGGGCCTTGACGAGAGCTGCAGTAATTTCTGCCATAGTGTTTCTATTCTTTCTAAATGGGTGTTCAGGCTTCGGCGGGAGCGCCCTTGCCTTCGTTGATGGCCTTGACAATGCAGTCAAGCACCAGGCGGATGGAACGGACGGCGTCGTCGTTGCCGGGAATCGGGAAGTCAATTTCCTTCGGGTCGGCGTTGGTGTCAACCAGCACGCAGACGGGGATGTTCAGGCGATGGGCTTCACGGATGGCGATGTCTTCATGATCGGCACCGATGGCTACCATGGCGTCCGGAGCGCCGCCCATGTTGCGGATACCCTGGAGGTTGCGTTCCAGCTTCTGGCGTTCGCGGTCCAGAGCGGCCAGTTCCTTCTTGGACATGCTCTTGAATTCCGGGGTCTTTTCAATCCCTTCAAGGTAGGCAAGGCGTTCGATGCTCTTGCGGATCGTGCTCATGTTGGTGAGCATGCCGCCCAGCCAGCGATGGTTGACGTAGTACTGACCAGTGGCTTCCGCGGCTTCGCGGACGGCTTCCTGGGCCTGGCGCTTGCAGCCGACGAAGAGAATCTTCTTGTTGCGGCGTGCCAGATCGGCCAGGAAGGAGCAAGCCTTGTCCAGGCATTTTTCCGTTTCCTCAAGGTTGATGATATGGATACCGGCCTTGTCCTTGAGAAGGTACTTCTTCATGCTGGGGTGCCATTTGCGGGTTTGGTGGCCCAAATGAACACCGGCTTCAACCATCTGGTTAATCAGATCATTAATCATATTTGTATGTAGGTGGCTTTCCTTGCGTCAGGAAAAGCGTTTTTGGGGACTTCGCCGCTTTCTACCCCTCCGATCCCCATTGTTTAGGTTGCGACGAATCACGCGAGGGACAGATAATATACTCCGGAACGGCCTTCTTGTCAAAGCATAAATCATTGATTTGCGTGACTATTCCGCCATCCGCGGAGATAGCCTGAAGGAGGCCTCCGGCACAGTCTTTCATATTCCGCCGGACCCTTATCGTACAAAAAACAGGAACATGCCGCAAAACAGTCTTGGAAAAAATGCGGAAGAGGCGTTCCATGCGGGCGTTCCGGATGACCAAGACCCTGACAAGCGGCAATCCCGCCAAATTGATTTTCCTGTTTACCATACCCCTGCTGATCGGCAATCTGTTCCAGCAGTTTTACAACATGGCGGACACCCTGATCGTGGGCCGCACGCTGGGCGTGGAGGCGCTGGCGGCGGTAGGCTGCACGGGAGGGCTGATGTTCTTCATCCTCGGCTTCGTCATCGGGTTTACGGCGGGGCTGGCCATCATCACGGCACAGCGCTTCGGCGCCGGACGCAGGCGTGCGGTGCGGCGCAGCTTTGCCGTCTGCATCGTCCTGAGCTCCGTCATGACCGTCCTGCTGACGGCTGTCAGCGTCGTCTTTGCCCGTCCGGTGCTGGAACTGCTGCAAACGCCGCCGGAAATCCTGGATGCGGCCCATGCCTATATTATCGTCATCTCCTGGGGCATCGGCGCGGCCATGCTGTTCAACCTCCTTTCCAACGTGCTACGCGCCCTGGGGGACAGCCGGACGCCCCTTTATTTCCTGGTTCTGGCCTGCGTGCTGAACATCGCGCTGGACCTGGCGCTGATCCTGCGGTTCGGCATGGGGCCTGCGGGCGCGGCCGTCGCCACCGTAGTCTCCCAGCTCGTTGCGGGGCTGTGCTGTGCCGCTTACGTCTTTAAAAAGTTCCCCATTCTCCGGCTGACCCGGGCGGACTGGAACATGAGCCGCCGCTACCTCTGGGCCCACATCCGCGTGGCCCTTCCCATGGGGTTCCAGGCCTCCATCATCGCCATGGGGGCCATTCTGGTGCAGTTTGCCCTCAACCGGCTGGGGGCGCAGTCGGTGGCCGCTTTCAGCGCGGCCCAGAAAATTGACATGGTAGCCACGCTGCCCATGATGTCCTTCGGCATCACGATGGCTACGTACGTGGCGCAGAATTACGGAGCCAGGAACCTGGCGCGCATCCGGCAGGGCGTTCTCCAGTGCAATCTGATGTCCGTGGGGTTCAGCATCGCCGTAGCGGCCGTCAACATTGCCTGGGGGCCTGAACTGATCAGGCTGTTCGTGGGAGACGGCGAAAAGGAAGTCGTCAGCCTGGCCCAGACCTACCTGAACATCAACGCCTCCATGTACTGGGTACTGGCGCTCCTCTTCGTCTTCCGGTATACGCTTCAGGGGCTGGGCCAGAGCGTTGTGCCCACCTTCGCGGGCGTCATGGAGCTGTGCATGCGCGCCCTGGCCGCGATCATCCTGGCGCGCTACCTGGGCTTTACGGGCGCCAGCATGGCGAGCCCCGCCGCCTGGATAGGCTCCTGCGTGCCGCTCGCCATCGCCTATTACTTCACCAGCAGAAAGATGATGCGGTCCATGAAGCAGACCTTTCCGCCATGTTGTGAGGAAGAACCGGAAGCCGTCCGGCAGGCCGTGTAACGGCAGCGTTTTCCGGCCTTGCCCCGGGAACCGATGCACCAGCGGAAGAAAAGGAAAGCCGTCATGGAGCCCCCCCGCATGGGTCAATCACAGGCCCTTGCGGAAAACCCGGAATGTTCCCTTCCCCAGTATTCCCGCGCCTTCTGCAAATAAAACGCGCCAATGGGAGGTAAAACCGTAAGTTCCTTGCCAAACTTTGCCGCCAGTTCCGGAGAAGGCATGTCCTCCCTCACATGCTTTCCTTCCCCAATCAGGAACGGCAGCACTACGATCCTGTTCCCTTTCAATCGTGGAAGCACCTCCTCCACGGAGGGGGAAGCGCCGAAATACGCCAGAGCCATGTCCTTCACCTGCGGCTGCAACCAGGGGCGGAGCGCCCGCAGAAATCCGGCCGGCTCCGGGGGCAGTTCCTTCCCCACCACCCCATGCGCCACAAGCAGCAGGGACGTACCCGGCTCCAGCTCCTTCGCGAGGGCGGCACCAATAACGCCGTGGAAGTTTTCCACACCTTCTCCGGCCCCCCAGACCGGCTTGAATTCCAATTCCGGGGATAGGCCGCGTTCCGCATACAGGGCACGCAATTTTTCCGGGAGCGCCTCCGTCACCGTCCAGCCGCTCTGCATAAAAAGCGGATAAACCCGGACCACTCCGTCGCCCGGCGGCAGGTCAGCCGCTTCCATGTCCCTGAAGGAAGCCTGCCAAACGGGAGCATGGTTCGGGCTCCGCGCCCGGAGGCCATCGGCCAGATGCTGCCGCAGTTCGGCCCCCGCCTCATCATAGGAGACGTATAACGTGTAAATCTTTCTGGGCATGTCAAGTAAGACCCCGGAGGGGAAGCGGCGTTCAGCATCTCTCCCCGTCCGGAGACGCCGGGCAGCGCATGCCTGCCGTTTGTAACAGAAACTCCGGATTACGGCAATACCATAACCGTCTTTTCCATTGATGGGTTTCCAACCTCCGGAAAATGGAATAAAAAATCAACTTATCATGCTGTCAATTATTGTGTTATAAATTTTTAAAAGAAATGTTCCGGATAAAATGCAACCCTCCTTTCCAATCTCCGCCGGAGGCAGGATAGCGGCTTGACCGGAGGTCTTGAAACCGTCATAATATAAAGACATACAGGTTTTGTTTTATGTCGTTTTATATTCAATCCGTTGAAATCGGCGGCCCCCGGCCGTTCTACCTTCTGGGCCCCTGCTCCCTGGAATGCGAATCCTTCGTCTGGGAGATGGCCCGCTCCATCAAGTCCATCGCGGAAAACCTGGATATTCCCCTTATCTTCAAGGCCTCCTACGACAAGGCCAACAGGACTTCCATCACCTCTTTCCGGGGTCCCGGCGTCCGGGAAGGCTGCCGCATCCTGTCAGAAATAGGGAAGGAATTAAAAATTCCCGTGGTCACGGACGTGCATACGGCCCAGGAAGCGGAAGTTGCCGCCGAATATGTGGACCTGCTCCAAATTCCCGCCTTCCTGTGCCGCCAGACGGACCTTCTGGAAGCCTGCGCCAAGAGCGGGCGCCCCGTGAATATCAAGAAAGGCCAGTTCCTGGCTCCGTGGGATACCGTGAACATCGGGGAAAAGATGCGCGCCTTCGGCTGTGACAAGTTCATGATGTGCGAACGCGGCACCTCCTTCGGCTACAACAATCTGGTGGTGGACATGCGCTCCCTGTACTGGATGAAGCAGGAAGGCTTCCCCGTCGTATTTGACGCCACCCACGCAGTCCAGCGGCCCGGCGGCCTGGGCGGAACCACGGGAGGGGACAGTGAGCTGGCCCCTGTGCTGGCGTCCGCCGCCATGGCGACGGGCAGCATTGACGGCGTGTTCATGGAAGTGCACAAGGATCCGTCCAAAGCGCTTTCCGACGGTCCCAACCAAATCCCCCTCCACCTGCTTGAAGGAGTGCTGAAACGCCTTCAGTCCATCCATCAGGCGGTTCAGTCATGATGAAATTATTGTCCACATGCATTCTGGCGACGGCCATGCACGGCATGGCGGCGCAGGCGGATACCAGCCTGCCCGCAGCCACGCCTTTCGCCGGGGTGGACAAGAAGTTGCCTATGCTGGAGCTCCTGCCCGTGGGCAAGGTACTGCCCAAGGTGAGCCTGTCACGTTATGAAGGCCCGCGCCTTTCCATGCTGCTGACCGCGTCAAGCGTGACGGTAGCCGCCCCGCAGGAAATCGCAGCCAGCATCCTGAATATTTACCTGTACGGGAAGGACAGCCAGACTTCCCGGCTTTTCACCAGGGCCGCGTCCTACTTTCTGGACAAAAAACTGGTTGTCTCCCGTACGGAAACCACTCTCAAGGAAGAGAATATCTCCGCCCGGGGAACCGGCCTTTACCTGGATACCGATATCAAGAGAGGCATCATCCTGGGCCCCGTCCAAACAACCATCCGCACGGATCACCGCAACAAGTAACCATTACTTTCATGAAGAAACTTTCCTCCCTGCTGCTCGCCCTGACCGGGGGCCTTGCCTGCGGCGCCACTGACGGCGTCCCGGCCCACATCGTCCAGCCCCTGCCTAAGGAACTGGATCCCCGCCTGGAACCGCCCCTGACTCCTCCCTCCAACATCGTGCGCCCCATGACGGCGGAAGAAACCGCCCGGAGAAACCAGGAGCTGGCCCCCGTTCCGGCTGCGCACCTGAAGGAAGACGGGGAGAAGGCGATCAACACCTACAATGAGCAGGAAAAGGCCGTTGACGGGCAGATCCAGGAGTTCCGGCAAAAGCACCAAGTCACCGGCAATTCCGCCGCCCCGGCAGCGGAAACCGCCCCCGCTGCGCCCGATCCGGAAGAAAGCTTCATGCGCTCCAACTCCGCAAACAACCTGTACTCCGTGGATTGTGACGGGGACCTGTACTTTGACATGGAAGAAGGCGTGCTGGTGTTCATGAAAAACGTCCGGGTGCGCAACCCCAACCTTTCCATGGACTGCGCGGACCACCTGAAGATTTATGCGGAGTTCGTTCCCAAAAAGCCGGGCGACAAAAAGCCTTCCGAACGCAAGCAGGAGAAGGAAAAGGAAAAAGCCGGAGAAAAAGAGGGAGAGAAGCCCCAGGTGGCCCTCCCCAACGGCGGCAACTTTGACTATAACTCCATTAAAACCGTCGCGGCTTCCGGCAACGTGAGAGCCAGCTATACCAATAAGGAAGGGGAAACCAGCAATGCCCAGGCGGACAAGATCACTTATAACGCCAAAACCGGGGAAATCATCCTGACAGGCTCCCCGGTGATCATCACGCCGGACGCCATCATCAAGAATCCGAACAAGAACGCCTTCATCCGCGTGTACTCAAACGGAAACATGTACAGCAGCCGGGGAACCAAGACCACGTTCCGCCACATAGATAAAAAACTTTCCGACCAGGAAAAACAGAAAACCAACCGCAAGTCGTGAGTTCCTTCCACTCCTCCCCTTTGCTGAGCGCCGAAGGCATCTGCAAAACCTATAAGACGCGCACGGTCGTGGACCAGGTCAGCCTGAAGGTGGGCCACGGCGAAATCGTGGGCCTGCTGGGACCCAACGGCGCGGGAAAAACCACCTCCTTTTACATGGTGGCCGGCCTCGTGCGCCCGGATGAGGGACGCGTCATTTTTGCGGATGAGAATATCACGGAACTGCCCATGAACCTGCGCGCCAGGCGCGGCATGGGCTACCTGCCGCAGGAGGAATCCATCTTCCGCAAGCTTTCCGTGGAAGACAACCTCCTGGCCATTCTCCAGACCCGCAAGGACATGACCTCCCGCCAGCAGAAGGACCGCGCCGTGGAGCTGATGGACCGCTTCGGCATCACCAAGCTGCGCCGCTCCATGGCCATCCAGCTTTCCGGCGGGGAAAAGAGGCGGCTGACCATCGCCCGCGCCCTCGCCACCAATCCAAAGCTGCTGATGCTGGACGAGCCGTTCAGCGGGGTGGACCCCATTGCCGTTTCAGACATCCAGAAGATCGTCATGGAACTGCGGGACACGGACGGCCTTTCCATCCTGATCACGGACCACAACGTGCGGGAAACCCTCCACATCGTGGACCGCGCCTACATCCTGTTTGAAGGGAAAGTGATCAAGCACGGCACTTCAGAGGAAATCGCCAGTGACCCCATCGCCCGCAAGCAGTACCTGGGCGACCAGTTCCGCATGTAACACCTCCTTCCGCCAGTCCCATGTCCTCCCCGCAGAATACAATCGCCCTGGTGTTCGACTATGACCAGACCCTGAGCCCTTTCTACATGCAGGACCAGGCCATTTTCCCGGAATTCGGCATCTCCCCGCAGGAGTTCTGGACCCAGTGCAACGCCACCGGGGAAAAGGAAGGCTGGGACGGTGAACTGATTTACATGAAAAGCCTGCTGGACGCCCTCTCCCTGGACCGCGTGAGCAATGCCCGGCTCACCCAGCTCGGTGAACGTCTCACTTTTTATCCCGGCCTGCCGGAGTTTTTTGACGCCTTCCCGGCCATGACCCTCTCCTCCCTTCATACGGACCTGGGTATCAACATTG
This DNA window, taken from Akkermansia muciniphila, encodes the following:
- a CDS encoding ATP-binding cassette domain-containing protein, translated to MAFLELDHVSVVFPAVQGLLSSRKPAPVVAVDGVSLSVERGEILGLVGESGCGKSTLSRTVMLLQKPTEGRIWLEGEELTALSPSEVRKRRPDFQMVFQDPYASLNPRFTVYATLKEALECRSRKRSFSQMRDAVAELMERVGLNPSLMRKYPHEFSGGQRQRVAIARALAPEPRLVIADEPVSALDVSIQSQILNLLISLARDLNLTMIFISHDLSVVHYIADRIAVMRKGRIVEYGEAEQVFSSPAHEYTQALLAAVPRL
- the tsf gene encoding translation elongation factor Ts produces the protein MAEITAALVKALRDKTDAGMMDCKKALNECNGDMDAAVKYLREKGIAKAAAKADRDAKEGVIRAAVAPCGCSGIILELNCETDFCAKGDKFQGLVNDVAKALMDSKAATLEEALQVAMPEGSTEEYIKAMCSSIGENMALRKFARLTADGTGTVVSYIHMGGKVGVLLSIKAGKEETVKSDAFKALAKDLTLHIAAAAPKSVSSDSLDPSFVAEEQEIAKQQLIQEGKPEHLLEKILPGKLKALYAQSCLLNQVFVKDPAGKMTVEALLNQVGKELGDEITVVSFVRYQLGA
- the rpsB gene encoding 30S ribosomal protein S2, producing MINDLINQMVEAGVHLGHQTRKWHPSMKKYLLKDKAGIHIINLEETEKCLDKACSFLADLARRNKKILFVGCKRQAQEAVREAAEATGQYYVNHRWLGGMLTNMSTIRKSIERLAYLEGIEKTPEFKSMSKKELAALDRERQKLERNLQGIRNMGGAPDAMVAIGADHEDIAIREAHRLNIPVCVLVDTNADPKEIDFPIPGNDDAVRSIRLVLDCIVKAINEGKGAPAEA
- a CDS encoding MATE family efflux transporter is translated as MTKTLTSGNPAKLIFLFTIPLLIGNLFQQFYNMADTLIVGRTLGVEALAAVGCTGGLMFFILGFVIGFTAGLAIITAQRFGAGRRRAVRRSFAVCIVLSSVMTVLLTAVSVVFARPVLELLQTPPEILDAAHAYIIVISWGIGAAMLFNLLSNVLRALGDSRTPLYFLVLACVLNIALDLALILRFGMGPAGAAVATVVSQLVAGLCCAAYVFKKFPILRLTRADWNMSRRYLWAHIRVALPMGFQASIIAMGAILVQFALNRLGAQSVAAFSAAQKIDMVATLPMMSFGITMATYVAQNYGARNLARIRQGVLQCNLMSVGFSIAVAAVNIAWGPELIRLFVGDGEKEVVSLAQTYLNINASMYWVLALLFVFRYTLQGLGQSVVPTFAGVMELCMRALAAIILARYLGFTGASMASPAAWIGSCVPLAIAYYFTSRKMMRSMKQTFPPCCEEEPEAVRQAV
- a CDS encoding CbiX/SirB N-terminal domain-containing protein — protein: MPRKIYTLYVSYDEAGAELRQHLADGLRARSPNHAPVWQASFRDMEAADLPPGDGVVRVYPLFMQSGWTVTEALPEKLRALYAERGLSPELEFKPVWGAGEGVENFHGVIGAALAKELEPGTSLLLVAHGVVGKELPPEPAGFLRALRPWLQPQVKDMALAYFGASPSVEEVLPRLKGNRIVVLPFLIGEGKHVREDMPSPELAAKFGKELTVLPPIGAFYLQKAREYWGREHSGFSARACD
- the kdsA gene encoding 3-deoxy-8-phosphooctulonate synthase, which produces MSFYIQSVEIGGPRPFYLLGPCSLECESFVWEMARSIKSIAENLDIPLIFKASYDKANRTSITSFRGPGVREGCRILSEIGKELKIPVVTDVHTAQEAEVAAEYVDLLQIPAFLCRQTDLLEACAKSGRPVNIKKGQFLAPWDTVNIGEKMRAFGCDKFMMCERGTSFGYNNLVVDMRSLYWMKQEGFPVVFDATHAVQRPGGLGGTTGGDSELAPVLASAAMATGSIDGVFMEVHKDPSKALSDGPNQIPLHLLEGVLKRLQSIHQAVQS
- a CDS encoding LPS export ABC transporter periplasmic protein LptC, whose protein sequence is MMKLLSTCILATAMHGMAAQADTSLPAATPFAGVDKKLPMLELLPVGKVLPKVSLSRYEGPRLSMLLTASSVTVAAPQEIAASILNIYLYGKDSQTSRLFTRAASYFLDKKLVVSRTETTLKEENISARGTGLYLDTDIKRGIILGPVQTTIRTDHRNK
- a CDS encoding LptA/OstA family protein; translated protein: MKKLSSLLLALTGGLACGATDGVPAHIVQPLPKELDPRLEPPLTPPSNIVRPMTAEETARRNQELAPVPAAHLKEDGEKAINTYNEQEKAVDGQIQEFRQKHQVTGNSAAPAAETAPAAPDPEESFMRSNSANNLYSVDCDGDLYFDMEEGVLVFMKNVRVRNPNLSMDCADHLKIYAEFVPKKPGDKKPSERKQEKEKEKAGEKEGEKPQVALPNGGNFDYNSIKTVAASGNVRASYTNKEGETSNAQADKITYNAKTGEIILTGSPVIITPDAIIKNPNKNAFIRVYSNGNMYSSRGTKTTFRHIDKKLSDQEKQKTNRKS
- the lptB gene encoding LPS export ABC transporter ATP-binding protein, which codes for MSSFHSSPLLSAEGICKTYKTRTVVDQVSLKVGHGEIVGLLGPNGAGKTTSFYMVAGLVRPDEGRVIFADENITELPMNLRARRGMGYLPQEESIFRKLSVEDNLLAILQTRKDMTSRQQKDRAVELMDRFGITKLRRSMAIQLSGGEKRRLTIARALATNPKLLMLDEPFSGVDPIAVSDIQKIVMELRDTDGLSILITDHNVRETLHIVDRAYILFEGKVIKHGTSEEIASDPIARKQYLGDQFRM